In Oscillatoria sp. FACHB-1407, the genomic stretch GATGTTAATTTGTATTCCCTCTGCTTTTAGGGTTGAGGAAATGATGCTCCAGAGTATATTTTGTTCGCGGTCTAATAGAAAAAGTGTGACGCGATCGGCTTTCAATAATTCTTTCAAACCAGCATGAATTAACTGAAAGAAAGGACTCCAAACAGGGTTTGTTTGTTGAGCATCAACCATAAAATGAGTTCTTTATGAAGGAAACCATCTCCTTGTGGCTTTTGAACTCGACGCAAACAGGAATAAGTATATCCCAAAGGTGTAGATCATTGTTAGAAGCGAATAGGCAAATACCAGTCTAATTTCTTGAAGCGCAAGATTGATTAGAGGCGTGAACATTGGAATAAACAGAATTACTCCAAGCGATATAAAGCCTAAACACAATTTAAACTTTGATATAAATAAGCCTTTGCGGGTAATAAGGGATTGAGTTATTGAAAAAATAATTTTTAATGTAACGACTACTAAAGGAATAACTAGGATGAGGTATCCGAGCGAAAAGGATTTCAAGATATACAAAAGAATAATGCTCCAAATACCGACTGCAAGTGAAGCTATTACTGTAAAGTAGGCTAGAAGAATTTGAATACTCCATGGTAGAACAGTTTGATTGCTTGCTGGAGGGATACCTAATGCTTTGAGCAATCGAGTTGGCTCAGGTAACAGTTGTGCTAATTTATCAAGATTTTTTAAGCCTCGTCGAAAGTCAATCCATTGAATACGCCCTAAATCTGGATTAACGGCTTTTGTGTCTTGTAGAAGAATAGGATAAACAACATATTCTTCTGGGTTGAATGTAGTTGTGCCATTAAACTCTGAAATTAGAACTAGAACAGCTTCTGCTTGTTCTGCTTCTACCGTGTTTTTTCCCACATATAAATGTCCATATTGAATTAAGCAATGAATGATGGTTTCAGCATAGCCTATATCCTGACCAGCAAAATCTACAGTAAAAATAGTTTGCCTTGGATGTTGGATTTTGGGGTTATAAGGATTGGCAAATATAGGGCGAGAGGCAATCGGTTTACCCCATCGTTGCATATACGGCGAGTACAACAGGAGCAGTAATACAAAAGCCACTAAAGTAATAATTACAAACAACTTGTTTGTAATATCTGCAAATATTGCAGTACTGTATACTGTAGGATCGAGAAAAACAGCGGTCCAAACTAAGAAGAAAGGAAGTATGAGCAGGGCGTTGCGGACATGGAAAAAGTTAAAGTCGCGTTTTATGATGCGGTAGGGTAAAGGAAATAAGTAATAGGGGATATAAATCGTCCATATTGTAAGTAATGACAGCAAACTGACGATCGCACTCACCCCAATTGCAAGTCCAACCATCAAAGGAACTTTGAAGCCTGATTGTGGTGGTGCAGACTTGGGTGGAACGGGTGACTCTAGTTGTCGAGTCAGATCTTTAATACCCTCTCTAAACCTGCCGCGTAGGTCAATCCACTCATACTGCTCAAGCTCCGGTGGCAGCTTAACGGCTTCAAAAATGATCAGGATGATGCGCTTGTTGAGGGCGATCGCGTGTTCCCATTCCCACTTCACGTTTTTGGAAGCGATCGACTCCTGAGAGACAACGAGTAGGAAGACCTCGGCTTCTTTCAGTCCTTCATAGATTTGCTCTTCCCAGGGTCTTCCCGGAACCAGGACATGGTAGTCTAGCCAAACCTTAAATCCTCGTTTCTCCAATGCTTTGAGAAAGCTATCTACAAACGGTGCTTCGCGACGGCAATAACTAATAAACAAAGAAGACACCATAGATAACCCCAAAAAATTCGATAAATGTTGATTTGGTGCATTTGTTACTGTTAACTATGTTGTCTGTTTTTGATTTATGCAAGGGGTTTATTATTCTTACAGTTTTCTTTTAAAGGAGAAATATCGGTTAGCGGTTGGGAAATGTCTTGTCCTGTGTGCTTGGTGCCTGGTGCCTCTCCCGCATTGGCTCAGAATATACAGAATCCAGGATTTGCACCTCAAGAATTCCTTCGCACTGCTTTGCGATGAATCGAGAGTCTAGGCATCTTGGTTAGTAATGACGATAACTGAGTACGCTCTTTAGTCATGCATCCCTAACGACGTCTAAAATTTTGGAATTTTAGCTTGAGTTCCATCGGTGGAAACCATCGTCTTAACGCTCTAAAATGTCGAACTCCTAATGCTACAACCAGGAATAACCCTACAAAATAGACAACAAGGAAAGCTCCATAGGTTAACAATCCTGCGTTACTTCCTTTGTCACCCCCATTTACAAATTCAGGCACATGCAACGTTGGAACCATGAGTACTAATCCAATCACAACTAGAGCCACAACCAAACCAGGCACTGAAGCCAAGAAGCCCTTACGGTTGATGAGAGCCTGAGTAACTAAAATAATGATCTTTAAAGCAATTCCTAACGAAAGGCTAATGAGTAAAACATCAACCAGTGAAAATTCGTGCCCAATTTTTAGAAAGAAAACGCTCCAACCACCCATCTTTATAAGGGCTAGTATTGTTAAGTAAGACAAAATAACTTCAACAATGGGTGGCAAGACCGTTTGACCACTCAAAGGAACAATGCCCAATGCTTTCAATAGACGGGTCGGTTCAGGCAATAGTTGAGCTAGTTTATCGAGATTGCTCAATCCGCGTCGAAAATCAATCCATTGAATGCGTTTCAAATTTGGGTCAACATCTTCCGTGTCTTGTAAAAGAACAGGATAAACAGGGTGTTCTTCTGGATTGAATACAGTAGTGTTCTTATAGGCTGAGATTAAGACCAGTATCGCTTCAGGTTGTTGGGTTTCAGGGGTATCCTTTTCAACGTACTGGTGTCCATGTCGTCTCAAGCAATGAATAATCGCTTCAGCATAGGTCTTATCCTCCTTAGCAAAATCTACGGTGAAGCGAGTGGGCTTTGGATGTTGAATATTTGGATGATAGGGATTAGCAAATTTAGGGCGAGAGGCGATCGGTTTTCCCCAACGTTGCATACTGGGTAAATAGAGTAGGAGTACTAGCAGAGGTGCAAAAGGAATCGACAGAAGCAAGCCAATAATTAGAATAGTAGTTGACACTGCATCCGGATTGTAGGTTTCCGTCCAGTACATAACTATTGCAAATGTCCAAAATAAAGCAAAAGGAAGTATGAACAGAGCATTTCGGACATGAAAAAAGTTGAAATCGCGTTTTACGATTTGATAGGGCAGGGGAAAGAGATAGTAGGGAATGTAAACCGTCCATATTGTAAGCAATGACAGTAAACTGACGATCGCACTCACCAGAATTGCCATCCAAACCGTAAGAGAGACTTTAAAGCCTTTTTGAGGTGGTGCAGATTTGGGTGGAACGGATGCTTCTAGTTGCCGGGTTAGCTCTTTAATGCCTGCCCTAAACCTACCGCGTAAATCAATCCACTCACACTGCTCCAGTTCTGGTGGCAGTTTAACGGCTTCAAAAATAATCAAAATAATGCGCTTGTTGAGGGCGATCGCCTGTTCCCATTCCCACTGCACATTCTTGGACGCGATCGACTCTTGAGAGACTATCAGCAAAAACACCTCAGATGCCTTCAGCCCTTCATAGATTTGCTCTTGCCAGGGTCTTCCCGGAACCAGAACATGGTAGTCTAGCCAAACCTCAAAACCTCGTTTTTCTAATGCTTTGAGGAAGCTATCTACAAATGGTGCTTCGCGACGGCAATAGCTGATAAACAGGGAAGACACCATAGATACCCCAAAAATTTGATAAACGTTGATTTGGTGCATTTGTTACTGTTAACTATGTCGCCTGTTTTTGGTTTATGCAAGGAGTTTATTACTCTTCCGTTCGCCTGTTGAAAGAGGCATATCGATTAGTGGTTGGGATATCTTGTACCGTCGGTGCCTGCTGTCTTGTTGCCTCTCCTGCCTTGGCTCAGAACGCAGACAATTCTGGATTTGCCCCACAAGACCTGCTTCGCACTGCCCTGCAATGGATTGATAACTTAGGTATCGTCGGTGGGCTTGTCTTTATCGCGATTTACATCACTGCGACAGTTAGCTTCCTTCCGGGGTCGATCCTGACGTTGGGGGCAGGAGTCATTTTTGGGGTGGTGTTTGGTTCAGTTTATGCTTTTGTTGGGGCAACGCTGGGGGCGATCGCGGCCTTCTTAGTGGGGCGTTATTTGGCGCGGAGTTGGATTAGTCACAAGATTGAGAACAATCAACGATTTGCGGCGATCGATAAAGCGGTTGCCCAAGAGGGATTCAAAATTGTTTTGCTAACGCGGCTTTCACCTGTTTTTCCGTTTAACTTATTGAACTATGCATTCGGCATTACAGGCGTTTCGCTCAAAGACTATGCACTGGCATCCGTGGGCATGATCCCTGCCACGATTATGTATGTCTACATCGGCTCTCTGGCGGGCGATCTTGCCAGAGTTGGCACTGAAAGCCAACCGACTAATCCAACGTTGCAATGGGCAATTCGCATTATTGGTTTCATCGCGACCGTTGCGGTTACGGTCTATGTAACTCGGATTGCCCGTAGTGCACTGGCAGAAAAGGTGGAAGAAAGGATAAACGATGAAGGATAAAGAAAGAAGATAGAAAAAATAAGAGGGAAGAGGCGCGATTTATCGCGTCTGTACGAGGGAGAGATTACCTTTTTTAAGAAATATCATTCCCAGGTTGAGACGGGTTGCAATACCTTGGGAATGGTTTGATCGACTGGAAACTCCAACAGGGTTTCGCGCAATCCAAGGTAGTTGGATTCTGTGAATGAGAGGAGTAGGCGTTGCAGGGCTAACCAAACCTCTTCATCGTATTCCCAATCGCGAGAACGATTTGCATTTGCGGCGATCGCTTTGAGTGCCCAAAAGTAGCTGTTACGAACGATGGAACCGCTTTTTTTG encodes the following:
- a CDS encoding TVP38/TMEM64 family protein; this encodes MQGVYYSSVRLLKEAYRLVVGISCTVGACCLVASPALAQNADNSGFAPQDLLRTALQWIDNLGIVGGLVFIAIYITATVSFLPGSILTLGAGVIFGVVFGSVYAFVGATLGAIAAFLVGRYLARSWISHKIENNQRFAAIDKAVAQEGFKIVLLTRLSPVFPFNLLNYAFGITGVSLKDYALASVGMIPATIMYVYIGSLAGDLARVGTESQPTNPTLQWAIRIIGFIATVAVTVYVTRIARSALAEKVEERINDEG
- a CDS encoding toll/interleukin-1 receptor domain-containing protein encodes the protein MVSSLFISYCRREAPFVDSFLKALEKRGFKVWLDYHVLVPGRPWEEQIYEGLKEAEVFLLVVSQESIASKNVKWEWEHAIALNKRIILIIFEAVKLPPELEQYEWIDLRGRFREGIKDLTRQLESPVPPKSAPPQSGFKVPLMVGLAIGVSAIVSLLSLLTIWTIYIPYYLFPLPYRIIKRDFNFFHVRNALLILPFFLVWTAVFLDPTVYSTAIFADITNKLFVIITLVAFVLLLLLYSPYMQRWGKPIASRPIFANPYNPKIQHPRQTIFTVDFAGQDIGYAETIIHCLIQYGHLYVGKNTVEAEQAEAVLVLISEFNGTTTFNPEEYVVYPILLQDTKAVNPDLGRIQWIDFRRGLKNLDKLAQLLPEPTRLLKALGIPPASNQTVLPWSIQILLAYFTVIASLAVGIWSIILLYILKSFSLGYLILVIPLVVVTLKIIFSITQSLITRKGLFISKFKLCLGFISLGVILFIPMFTPLINLALQEIRLVFAYSLLTMIYTFGIYLFLFASSSKATRRWFPS
- a CDS encoding toll/interleukin-1 receptor domain-containing protein translates to MHQINVYQIFGVSMVSSLFISYCRREAPFVDSFLKALEKRGFEVWLDYHVLVPGRPWQEQIYEGLKASEVFLLIVSQESIASKNVQWEWEQAIALNKRIILIIFEAVKLPPELEQCEWIDLRGRFRAGIKELTRQLEASVPPKSAPPQKGFKVSLTVWMAILVSAIVSLLSLLTIWTVYIPYYLFPLPYQIVKRDFNFFHVRNALFILPFALFWTFAIVMYWTETYNPDAVSTTILIIGLLLSIPFAPLLVLLLYLPSMQRWGKPIASRPKFANPYHPNIQHPKPTRFTVDFAKEDKTYAEAIIHCLRRHGHQYVEKDTPETQQPEAILVLISAYKNTTVFNPEEHPVYPVLLQDTEDVDPNLKRIQWIDFRRGLSNLDKLAQLLPEPTRLLKALGIVPLSGQTVLPPIVEVILSYLTILALIKMGGWSVFFLKIGHEFSLVDVLLISLSLGIALKIIILVTQALINRKGFLASVPGLVVALVVIGLVLMVPTLHVPEFVNGGDKGSNAGLLTYGAFLVVYFVGLFLVVALGVRHFRALRRWFPPMELKLKFQNFRRR